In the genome of Dermacentor silvarum isolate Dsil-2018 chromosome 1, BIME_Dsil_1.4, whole genome shotgun sequence, one region contains:
- the LOC125939656 gene encoding uncharacterized protein LOC125939656, giving the protein MAVADSQYLLRLIDVGAPGRFSDGGIFKDSPIGKRLHEGKLNLPRAAMLPGSEKVCPHVFVGDEAFQLRPDFMRPLPGTSTEAEEVIFNYRLSRARRCVENAFGILVSRWRIYERQINLQPENADSVVKATCILHNFLSMTASAAATYRPPGYADCHDVFGSVHNGTWRQGTASAAVFGLQGAKARNSTNVANSVRKVFMNYFKNEGQVAWQWDLPGVTRP; this is encoded by the exons ATGGCCGTGGCCGACAGCCAGTACCTGCTCCGCCTTATTGATGTTGGCGCACCTGGGAGGTTTAGTGATGGGGGAATTTTCAAAGATTCCCCCATTGGCAAACGACTGCATGAGGGCAAGCTCAATCTGCCTCGGGCAGCTATGCTACCGGGTTCTGAGAAAGTTTGCCCTCATGTGTTTGTTGGCGATGAAGCCTTCCAGCTGCGTCCCGACTTCATGCGGCCACTGCCGGGCACCAGCACTGAAGCTGAGGAGGTCATCTTCAATTACCGCCTCAGTCGTGCCAG ACGATGCGTAGAGAACGCCTTCGGGATTCTTGTTTCGCGTTGGCGCATCTACGAGCGGCAGATAAACCTGCAGCCTGAGAATGCGGACAGTGTTGTGAAGGCAACCTGCATCCTCCACAACTTCTTGTCCATGACTGCCAGCGCTGCTGCGACATATCGCCCACCTGGATATGCGGACTGCCACGACGTGTTCGGGTCTGTCCACAACGGCACATGGCGACAAGGGACGGCAAGTGCAGCTGTGTTTGGCCTGCAGGGAGCAAAGGCCCGCAACTCCACAAATGTGGCAAATTCAGTGCGGAAAGTGTTTATGAACTACTTCAAGAATGAAGGGCAGGTGGCTTGGCAGTGGGACCTGCCAGGGGTCACAAGGCCGTAA